In Verrucomicrobiota bacterium, the sequence TCCGCCTGTGTCCACCGTTCAATTCGAGCATGAAATCAACACGGTTGGTGGCCGCCACGCCCGAGTGCCGGATCTCAAACCCGACCTTGCGCGTCGTGAGCGGCGGTATCGTTGGCAGACGCGTCGTGGAGGCCCGGCCGCCTGGGGATTGGCTCCGCAAAGTCAAACCTCGGGCATCTTGGGTCGTCGCATTCACGACCAGCACGGCTCCCCGGGTCTCCATGCGTTCGCCCCGCACCAAGTCCGGCAGAGTCGGATCACGGAGGTCGAAAAACACGGAACTCGGTGGTCTGACCAACTTGGCCCGCAACGAACCGCGCCCCGTTGCGAAGAGAAACTCATTGGTTCCCCGCCGAAGCTGCACCGGCAAGGCCACATACCCGTTCTGATACACATCGCCCGCTCGCGGTTCGCCGTTGACATACACCAAGTTGTGGCCACTGGCCTCCAACAACATGATGCGCTCTTCATCCGCGGTGAGGGAGACAAAGAAATAGCCCCCGCGAAATGCGGTGCCGAAAAAAACACCGTTCGTATCCGCCACCACTCTCTCCCAGGCAACTCGATGGGTTCCGTCCGAAGCCAGAGTTTCGCCCTCCCTCGGCGCTTTCCACTCGCCCGTGACCATCAACCGTTCGACCTCGTCCGGACGAAACGCCACGCGACCGGCCCTTGCTCCACCGCGAAGTCCAAGGCCGGAGGTGAATTCGATGTCTCGCTGCACCGGCGTCGAGCCGCCCCAGACGAAACCCCAAGCCCAGACAAGGCAACTCGCGATGAAAGCACGTTGAATCACGATGGGCATGAGGCCGAAGGTTAAGCCACCCGCAGACCATTGGGAAGCAAGTGATCACGGGGATCTTGCTCGATGGATTCAAAGTCGACGCCGACGTCCTCGTTCGCCCACATGGCAACCGAAACAACCCATCATGTTTTAGACTTATGATTATGATTTACAATACTTATCAATTGTCCTTGACCTCATTGCTTAATAAAAAGTGCTCGACTCCGATGGAACTGGTGTGCGAGTTTGACGGAGTTACTCGATTCGATCACCTCCCCCGGGGGAGTATTGTCTCGCGAACGTGTCGCGTTGGCGAAACATATCTGCCGAGGAGGGCGTGGATCGCATTGAGATTTGGCATCCCTCCTGGCAGAGGGGGCCATGGCGGGTTTTGGCGATGTAAACCGTGTGTCATCCCAAAACCCGCCTCTTTTTTTGTCAAATTCCATCGGCTGGCTTGATGATTCCCTTTGGTTCCCGCCAGGTTCTCTGGCCATGGACGATGTCGTGCGCAGCGAGTCCACGTTCGACCTGCCTCACTCGGCGGCAGATCTTTGGTCTGTTCTCAGCAAGACCGATTGGCTCAACCAATCCCTCGGACTTCCCCCCGTCCATTACTCCATCAAGGCAGCCCCTCACGGCGAGCGCCTCGCTCTACGGCATCGCATTGGAATGGAAAGAGAACCCGTTCGAATGGTCCGCACCCGATTATTACGAGGTGCATCGAAACTTCCACGGCGGTCCATGGAGCGACGCGGTGATGGGGATGCGATTCGCCGCGGTCGCCCCCAAACAAACCCGCGTCACCGTCTTCAGCTCCATCACTCCTCGCAATGTTCTCGGCTCGCTGATGGCCAAATCTGTCGTGAGCCCCAAGTCCAGCCAGGACATGCAGAAGATCATGCTCCACGCCAGCCAGCATCTGAGCAACCGCGTGGAGCCGATGCTGCCCAACCTGGCCGCCACCCCGAATCGAGAAGAAGCCCTCCAACTGGGCTTGAAACAGCTCCATGCCTCCGCAGCCCCGAAAGACCTCTCCCGGCGACTCGAAATCTGGCTGCGGCAAAGTCCAGACTCCGCCCTCACGCACATCCGCCCTTGGGTCATCGCGCGGGAATGGACCGCGGATCCTTGGAAGGTCCTTTCGCTTTTTCTGGAGGCGACACGAGCGGGGCTCTTCGAGTTTCGTTGGGAAGTCCTCTGCCCGAATTGTCGATCCACCCGCGGGGAACACCTCAAAACACTCGCTGCAGTGCCTTCCCATTCGCACTGCGAATTGTGCCAAATCCGGTTCGATGCGCGCTTCGACCAATCCGTCGAACTCAAATTCAGCGTCCATTCCTCCATTCGTCCCGTTCCCCATGCCGTCTATTGCCTCACCGGACCCGGAGACAAACCTCACATCGTCGGTCAAGCGATCGTGCCTCCGGCTGCCGACAAGGATTGGACTCTGAATTCTTTCGCGGCACCACTGCGGCTCCGCTCCCCCAACGTCACGGGAACGCTGGATTTGACGCCGGAATGGATGGCGTCCGGTCACGGATGGGTGGTTCGAGCCGACCCTCAGGGCTTCGCCACAGCTCGGGGAGCGGGGAAACCCGGCTGCATCCAATTGCAAAACCGGCTGCCTCACCCCGTGCAATTCGTGTTCGAGCGCACGGCGTGGAACCAGGACATTTTAACCGCGGCACAAGTCAGCGGTTGGCAGGAATTCCGGGATATCTTTCCCGCTGAAGTCCTCTCGCCCCATGAGCAGATCACCGTCGGCAGCCAGGTGTTTGTCTTTACCGACTTAAAAGGATCGACCGCACTCTACGAAGAGATCGGGGACCCGCAGGCGTATGGAAGGGTGCGCGATCACCTCGTGACGCTCATCCGCGCGGTGCGCGAGTCCCATGGAGCCGTCGTCAAAACCCTTGGCGACGCCGTCATGGCGGTGTTCGGCACCCTGACGGATGGCCTGAATGCCCTGGATTCGATGCATCGCGGACTCGCGGAGGGGTTCAACCAACCCCGCCAGCACAAGCCGCTCGTGCTCAAGTCCAGCCTGCACGCCGGGCCATGCCTGGCTGTCAACGCGAACGGGAAAATCGATTACTTCGGCAGCACCGTGAATCGCGCCGCTCGCATGGTGGAGTGTTCCTCCGGCCAGGATTTTGTCGTGGCCGACTCGGTCTTTCACCGTCCGGAAATGGGGGACTGGATTTCCAAGCATTCCGCCACCGCTGAGCCCCTCGAAGTCAAGTTCCGCGGCATCGATCCACCCGCCAAAGTCTGGCGCATCAAAGCAGGGTCAACGCCGCCATGAATGCGATCTAAGAACAAACCGGGCCGGGGCGCCCTGGCAGGAATTGGCATCCTCGCGGCCGCCGCGCTTGCCGCGATCCTCCTCAACCTGCCCGCCCCTCGGAAATCCTCGCCGGACCAAACGATTTCCAACTCAGGAACGCCACCCCTCTCCCCCTCCAGTCCCGATTCCAATCGCCTGGCCATCCAGGCCTTTCAGCAGTTGGAAGCCGAACGTTTGGAGCGAGATCGGACGCTCTGGGCGCCCGAGATCAAAGCGCTCGAGTACGGTGCCTTCGTGGTCAACCTGTGGAACTCGCTGCGAGATTCCAATCGAACGGAGGCTGCAATTTCGCACCTTCCCTTCAACCGCCTCTGGGTTCCTTCCAACTCATCCACCACGCGACGGAATGATCGATGGAACTCCGAATGGACCGATTACCCCGCGGCCAGCATCGCCTGGTCTCCGGAGGACTGGCGGAGGAAAGTGGAGACGTGGTTGAAGGCCGGTTGGCGCTTAACCCAATCCGAATGGCATCACACGCGCTTCCAACCCGCATCTGCGAAGCATCCAGCCCGCTCCACCATCGACTTCGATTTCCACCTGATCCAGCACGCCGGAGCCCTGGAAACTCGCGCCGCCTGGTCAGGATCACTCGAAGTCGCCTGGTCCTCCGACGATTCCTCCAGAGCCACACCAGTGCCGGACGAAATCCGCGTCCTCAAACTCCAGACCCAGCAGCGCACCGGCTCACCACTTTTCCAGCCACGCTTCGACCAGAACATCACCATGTCCACGGCCAACAAAGATCAAAGACTCCTGGTCGAGGATCTCAACGCGGATGGACTGCCGGAGATCCTGCTGCCCGGACCCGCGAACATCCTCTGGAATCACGGCCACTTCGATTTCCGCGAGGAATCCCTGTGGCCCCAGGGGCACCGGCAAGACTCCTTTGCCTGCTTGCTCTGCGATTTCGATCGGGATGGACGCCATGATCTCCTGGTGGCGGATCGCACCGGGATTCTCTTTTACCGCGGCATGGGCCGGCCAGGCTTCGCCATCCCGGCCACACGCCTCTGGTCGGCTCCGGAACCCTTGGAAAACCCCTTCGTGCTGACCGCGGGTGACGTCGACCGTGACGGCGATCTCGATTTCTGGCTTGGACAGTACAAGCCGCCGATGATGGCCGGGCAAATGCCAACCCCCTACCACGATGCCAACGACGGATTTCCCTCTTACTTCCTGCTGAACGAAGATCATTCCCGCCTGGTGGACGCAACCCATCGAGCCGGCTTGGGCGATCTCCGTCGTCGCCGGACTTATGGTGCCTCGTTCGTGGACCTGAATGGGGATCGACGCCTGGACTTGCTCGTGGTGAGCGATTTTGCCGGGGCCGACCTCCACCTCAATCGGGGCGGTGGCCGATTCGAATCCACCCCCACCCACCTCCCCGGCGACACCAAGAGCTTCGGCATGTCACTGGTCGTTTCCGATTTCAACGCGGACGGGAACCTCGACTTTTGGATGGCGGGCATGCACTCCGATGCGGCGGATCGCCTGGACGCACTGGAACTCACCGACCCGCGCTTCCCGGAGGATTTGACCATCCGGCCACGCCTGAATTTCGGAAACCGGCTCTTCCTGGCGAAAGAGAAAAAGTTGGTGCAATCCGAACCCCCTGGGATGGGAGCGCTTCGTCGTACCGGCTGGACATGGGGCGCCTCCGCGTTCGATGCCGACTTGGATGGAAACGTCGAACTCCTCGTCGTCAACGGCCATTTGAGTGGAGAGAGCGTGGATGATTACGACTCGGAATACTGGCGGCACGACGTCCATACCGGAACCTCAGAACCGAACCGCGCCGTGGATTGGGTGTTGAATGCTTCCATGGGGAAATGGGCGGCGCGCGGGGGTTCCTACGGTGGACACCAGTTCAATCGGTTTCTGGCCAGGAACGATCGTGGTGTCTGGCAGGATCGGAGTTGGATTTCCGGACTGGCCCTGACCGAAGATTGCCGAAATCTTGTCACCGCAGATCTCGACTTGGACGGCCGGATCGATGCCGTGTTGACCACCCAAGAGGTGGGAAAGGGATTTCGGCAGCGATTGAAGATTTATGCCGGCCAAGGACCACCGGGAAATTGGATCGGTTTCCGCATCCCCCCGACCGTCGCCCGTCGCTCACCTCTCGGCGCCGTGGCCAAACTGACCGAAAAGTCCGGGCGCCGACAAGTCCGCTCGCTCCTCGTGGGCGACTCATTTCTCTCTCAACACCCGATTTCCGTTCACTTTGGACTGGGTGATGGCGGAGTCGAAAAGTTCGAGATCGAATTCCCCGATGGCCATGTTGAATCCTTTGACCAGTCCGCAACAGGCCGCTGGCAGAGTTTGCCGGAACGTTGAATCTCACGACTAACTTGATGCTCAAGTTAGTCGGGAGGTTGAAATATCCGAACCCTAGGCTCGCTTTTTTGAGAGATCCACCGCCATCATCCCTCATGCCTTCCAGACGACAATTCTTGGGCCAATCTCTCCCCGGGATCACCCTCCTGGCCGCGGGCGGATGCATGACGAGCTCCCATCGCGCGAGCAACCTCATCATCGACACTCACCTTCATCTCTGGGACCTGCGCTCACAGCGATTACCCTGGTTGACGAGTGCTCCAACGATTCTGAACCGAACGTATTCGCTCGATGATTTTTCGACCGCCACCAGGGGCCTCAACGTCCGCGCGGTGTACATGGAGGTGGACGTGGAGGAAACCACTTTGGATCAGGAAGCCGACACGATTCTGGATCTCGCCCGGCCCGGCAGAAGCCCCATTCTCGCGGCCGTTCTCGGAGGACGCCCTGCCTCTCCCCGATTGGGGAGTTACCTCACCAGACTGAAGGCGAATCCCGGCTTTAAAGGAATCCGCCAGGTGCTGCATGGCTCCAGCACACCGGC encodes:
- a CDS encoding CRTAC1 family protein, with amino-acid sequence MRSKNKPGRGALAGIGILAAAALAAILLNLPAPRKSSPDQTISNSGTPPLSPSSPDSNRLAIQAFQQLEAERLERDRTLWAPEIKALEYGAFVVNLWNSLRDSNRTEAAISHLPFNRLWVPSNSSTTRRNDRWNSEWTDYPAASIAWSPEDWRRKVETWLKAGWRLTQSEWHHTRFQPASAKHPARSTIDFDFHLIQHAGALETRAAWSGSLEVAWSSDDSSRATPVPDEIRVLKLQTQQRTGSPLFQPRFDQNITMSTANKDQRLLVEDLNADGLPEILLPGPANILWNHGHFDFREESLWPQGHRQDSFACLLCDFDRDGRHDLLVADRTGILFYRGMGRPGFAIPATRLWSAPEPLENPFVLTAGDVDRDGDLDFWLGQYKPPMMAGQMPTPYHDANDGFPSYFLLNEDHSRLVDATHRAGLGDLRRRRTYGASFVDLNGDRRLDLLVVSDFAGADLHLNRGGGRFESTPTHLPGDTKSFGMSLVVSDFNADGNLDFWMAGMHSDAADRLDALELTDPRFPEDLTIRPRLNFGNRLFLAKEKKLVQSEPPGMGALRRTGWTWGASAFDADLDGNVELLVVNGHLSGESVDDYDSEYWRHDVHTGTSEPNRAVDWVLNASMGKWAARGGSYGGHQFNRFLARNDRGVWQDRSWISGLALTEDCRNLVTADLDLDGRIDAVLTTQEVGKGFRQRLKIYAGQGPPGNWIGFRIPPTVARRSPLGAVAKLTEKSGRRQVRSLLVGDSFLSQHPISVHFGLGDGGVEKFEIEFPDGHVESFDQSATGRWQSLPER
- a CDS encoding amidohydrolase, with amino-acid sequence MLKLVGRLKYPNPRLAFLRDPPPSSLMPSRRQFLGQSLPGITLLAAGGCMTSSHRASNLIIDTHLHLWDLRSQRLPWLTSAPTILNRTYSLDDFSTATRGLNVRAVYMEVDVEETTLDQEADTILDLARPGRSPILAAVLGGRPASPRLGSYLTRLKANPGFKGIRQVLHGSSTPAGYCLQPEFVRGVRHLGTLGLSFDLCMRPRELPDGATLAAACPETRFILDHCGNPDLKSFRSPRTGESPPLHTSDEWKRSIETLAKRSNVICKISGIGAGLVPGAGAEELAPAVNHCLDSFGPDRVVFGGDWPVCLLGITYLRWVEHLREITSARPESDRRKLWHANAARFYGLKV
- a CDS encoding adenylate/guanylate cyclase domain-containing protein, translating into MMIPFGSRQVLWPWTMSCAASPRSTCLTRRQIFGLFSARPIGSTNPSDFPPSITPSRQPLTASASLYGIALEWKENPFEWSAPDYYEVHRNFHGGPWSDAVMGMRFAAVAPKQTRVTVFSSITPRNVLGSLMAKSVVSPKSSQDMQKIMLHASQHLSNRVEPMLPNLAATPNREEALQLGLKQLHASAAPKDLSRRLEIWLRQSPDSALTHIRPWVIAREWTADPWKVLSLFLEATRAGLFEFRWEVLCPNCRSTRGEHLKTLAAVPSHSHCELCQIRFDARFDQSVELKFSVHSSIRPVPHAVYCLTGPGDKPHIVGQAIVPPAADKDWTLNSFAAPLRLRSPNVTGTLDLTPEWMASGHGWVVRADPQGFATARGAGKPGCIQLQNRLPHPVQFVFERTAWNQDILTAAQVSGWQEFRDIFPAEVLSPHEQITVGSQVFVFTDLKGSTALYEEIGDPQAYGRVRDHLVTLIRAVRESHGAVVKTLGDAVMAVFGTLTDGLNALDSMHRGLAEGFNQPRQHKPLVLKSSLHAGPCLAVNANGKIDYFGSTVNRAARMVECSSGQDFVVADSVFHRPEMGDWISKHSATAEPLEVKFRGIDPPAKVWRIKAGSTPP